One Spinacia oleracea cultivar Varoflay chromosome 4, BTI_SOV_V1, whole genome shotgun sequence DNA segment encodes these proteins:
- the LOC110806075 gene encoding F-box protein CPR1-like: MSALPTEIIAEILSRLPVKPLVQLKCVCKSWESLIKCPNFIKIHINQTLISNTDRHLLVSSQDSSLHSADLDLHPSHLSFSEHNHPLKHRKVVNILGSCNGVICISDDSKSDVFLYNPLTNSNRKLPANITPNLKEGSILFGFGYDSKSDDYKVLRLVQGFKFDKSCCNEAHVYSLNNNSWKAVQGMPHFPLYGDIQGVLVNDALHYIVISEELSLQQRLKIASFDLSTERFSLMKFPRHDHYLKTNWDHLEFYLRNLGGYLCVAVNYQTNAYAHTLPSFIDNELRNNMLYRADILVMKEYGNKESWNKLFSTCKMKLFPSCLSIKPVVYSKDGQKILLDIDSYQVGWYDSVSRKFEKLKAHELPNMVHPDSVIFVASLVSLEDKLHAKRGSLPKNNKSKESANFLSAGFKLKL; this comes from the exons ATGTCCGCACTTCCGACGGAGATTATCGCCGAAATTCTCTCAAGATTGCCGGTAAAACCACTCGTTCAACTCAAATGCGTCTGTAAATCATGGGAGTCTTTGATCAAATGCCCTAATTTCATCAAAATTCACATCAACCAAACCCTAATTTCCAACACCGATCGTCATCTCCTCGTGTCATCACAAGACTCATCTCTTCACTCTGCCGATCTCGACTTACACCCTAGCCACCTCTCTTTCTCGGAGCACAATCACCCGCTCAAACACCGTAAAGTTGTCAACATCTTGGGTTCCTGCAACGGCGTCATTTGCATCTCCGACGACTCCAAAAGCGACGTCTTCTTATACAATCCACTAACAAATTCAAATCGTAAGCTTCCCGCCAATATAACTCCAAACCTTAAAGAGGGTTCCATACTGTTTGGATTTGGGTACGACAGCAAGAGTGACGATTACAAAGTTTTGAGGTTGGTTCAAGGGTTTAAATTTGACAAGTCTTGCTGCAATGAAGCTCATGTTTATAGTCTCAACAACAATTCGTGGAAAGCTGTTCAAGGTATGCCACATTTCCCATTATATGGTGATATTCAAGGTGTTCTTGTTAATGATGCTCTGCATTACATTGTGATATCTGAGGAATTGAGTTTGCAGCAACGTTTGAAGATTGCTAGTTTCGATCTTTCAACCGAGAGGTTCTCGCTTATGAAATTCCCCCGTCATGATCATTACTTGAAGACTAACTGGGACCATTTGGAGTTTTATTTGAGGAATTTGGGTGGATATTTGTGTGTGGCTGTGAATTATCAAACTAATGCATATGCTCATACGCTACCTTCTTTTATTGATAATGAGTTGCGTAACAATATGCTATATCGTGCTGATATTTTGGTGATGAAGGAGTACGGTAACAAAGAGTCTTGGAACAAGTTATTTAGTACTTGCAAGATGAAGCTTTTTCCAAGTTGTCTATCTATTAAGCCTGTTGTTTACTCTAAAGATGGGCAGAAAATTCTGCTGGATATAGACAGTTATCAGGTTGGTTGGTATGATTCGGTGTCCCGGAAATTTGAGAAACTCAAAGCTCATGAGCTACCAAATATGGTGCATCCTGATAGTGTCATTTTCGTGGCCAGCCTTGTATCTCTTGAAGATAAGTTGCATGCTAAGAGAGGTTCCTTGCCGAAGAACAACAAGAG TAAAGAGTCGGCTAATTTTCTTTCTGCGGGTTTCAAGCTTAAGCTATGA
- the LOC110806090 gene encoding F-box protein CPR1-like, whose product MATFPTEIIAEILSRTPVKSLLRFKCVCKSWNSLIKCPNFIKLHLNQTLISNSDRYLLKASLDAPFYYAELDLHPHHLSFTELDHPHEYEEIELFGTCNGVVCISDYEKIDVFVYNPLTKSHRKLPAKQIPDPENDVVLFGFGYDSQNDDYKVLRIIQGYICRKRCYDGAQLYSLNKNSWKSVQGIPKSYYLPYADGHGVLVNEGLHFIVSSDELDLQQRKRIANFDLRTEKFSLIECPKHDEKSKTKWDYLEFHIRKLGGCLSVMVVYLTKRYAHVPLDDDDRRNRVFERADLWVMREHGNQDSWVKQFSISELVAYGSSFTSINPLVYSKDGRRVLIEIDCFEVGWYDPESKLYEKLTPLGLPNTYFDTGCIMGSLVSVEYKGHPEIQSGTFPRKNKKNNKGPDNFLSVGFKLKL is encoded by the exons ATGGCGACATTTCCAACTGAAATTATCGCCGAAATTCTCTCACGAACACCGGTTAAATCACTTCTCCGTTTCAAATGCGTGTGCAAATCCTGGAATTCTTTGATCAAATGCCCTAATTTCATCAAACTCCatctcaatcaaaccctaatttccaACTCCGATCGGTATCTCCTCAAAGCATCGTTAGACGCCCCTTTCTATTATGCCGAGCTCGACCTCCACCCTCACCACCTCTCCTTCACGGAACTTGACCACCCTCACGAATACGAGGAAATCGAATTGTTTGGCACATGCAACGGCGTCGTTTGCATCTCCGACTACGAAAAAATTGATGTATTCGTATACAATCCTCTTACCAAATCACATCGCAAGCTCCCCGCCAAACAAATTCCGGACCCTGAAAATGATGTTGTGTTGTTTGGGTTTGGGTACGACAGCCAAAATGACGATTACAAGGTTTTAAGGATTATTCAAGGGTACATTTGCAGAAAGCGTTGCTATGATGGAGCTCAATTGTATAGTCTGAACAAGAATTCATGGAAATCTGTTCAAGGTATCCCTAAATCATATTATCTCCCCTATGCTGATGGTCATGGTGTTCTTGTTAATGAGGGTTTGCATTTCATTGTGAGTTCTGATGAATTGGATTTGCAGCAACGTAAGAGGATTGCTAATTTTGATCTTCGGACTGAGAAGTTCTCGCTCATAGAGTGCCCCAAACATGATGAAAAGTCAAAGACTAAGTGGGATTATTTGGAATTTCATATAAGAAAATTGGGTGGGTGTTTGTCCGTAATGGTGGTATATCTTACCAAACGTTATGCTCATGTGcctcttgatgatgatgatcgCCGTAATCGTGTATTTGAACGAGCTGATTTGTGGGTAATGAGGGAACATGGAAACCAAGATTCTTGGGTTAAACAATTTAGTATTTCAGAGCTGGTAGCTTATGGTAGTTCTTTTACTAGTATTAACCCACTCGTCTACTCCAAAGATGGGCGACGAGTTTTGATTGAGATAGACTGTTTTGAGGTTGGTTGGTATGATCCGGAGTCCAAATTGTACGAGAAACTCACTCCTTTAGGGCTGCCTAATACGTATTTTGACACTGGATGTATCATGGGCAGCCTTGTTTCGGTTGAATACAAGGGGCATCCAGAAATCCAAAGTGGAACCTTTCcaaggaagaacaaaaagaataa TAAAGGGCCAGATAATTTTCTTTCTGTGGGTTTCAAGTTGAAGCTGTAA